Part of the Primulina huaijiensis isolate GDHJ02 chromosome 15, ASM1229523v2, whole genome shotgun sequence genome is shown below.
CTGCTGTTGCTTGTTGCTTGATTCTGTATTTCAGTGTATCAAAACATATCTTAATGTCTTCTGCTTGCTGTGGAGCTAGCAGAGTGGTGAAGGTGGGATGAACTAAAATTCTAAAACTTTATGGGAGGATATCATATTTTcgtgaatatatttaatttaaatacataaaagtACATAAATTTATTAGAAAAATTTTGAAGAGGAGTTGAGCGATCATCTTCTACCAGCCCTCCTGCTCCACGTTGCTTGTTTACATAAAAAAACTTCCTATCCGCAGGTGCACTGTATGTCTATCTGAATACCATGATGAAGATACCTTACGTATCCTCCCCCTATGTGGCCACTCCTTCCACGCAACGTGCATCGACATTTGGCTTCACAGGCATTTCACGTGCCCTGTATGTCGAATTTCCCTTCGTGAACTCCCTGAGAGACGGTGGTGCATGCAACCGATGTTCAGCTCAGCTATCAGATCCCAGTACACAGTGCAATCCATCAATTCACATTATTGTCATTGCATGTTAAGCGGGCAAATACGTTCTTCGAGATCACACGATAATCCAGTGATGGGTACGATTGAGGAGGCTCGTTGTGAAAGCGAGGGGGTTCTAGCTGATGCTAGAGACAGCAATTACGTGGCGATTGATCGGAAACTGGGGAGCCCCTCGGATGAGTGAGGGTGATTCTCATGAGTCACAGCTTTCCATTAATTGGTGTACCTATAGAATGCTACTTTGTCTTTGTCATACACGgtactttttgtttttgttttctgtATGTATAAATGGCGGCTTTAGATTCTTTCCTTCTTTTACTTTGATATTCTGTCGTCTTTTAGATTCTTGATTGTTGTTACTTCAGTTGAGAGATGGCCATCAAGTGCAAGAATCTCTCTTTTCTCTCGcacatgttatttattttcttttgatcCGAAATCTGATTCAAAATCCGATATAGGAACATTTCTTCTAGAATCTTTTTCAAACCGAATATGTATCTAGTAAGACAGTCTCGTGGTTTTTTATTCGTAAGTGGGTTAACTCTATTCataattacaataaaaagtaatatttttgacataaaaaacaCTATTTTTCATGGGTGATCTGTTTAACAAAATTGACTGGTGATAACGTATCATAAAAATtcgtgtttcaaatttgataaagATTGGTTGATAGAATgggtattttaaaataataattttcttagTATGTTATGTTTgtaagaaaacaaaaaataaaaataagaaggtaaacaaataataattttatggaAAAGATTACCCAAAGTTGTTACAGTATATATACAAAAGAAacttattgttttaaaaaattaaaatttattatatgtatgtGTGCACGAAAACGGTCCCGTATCCTTTGtgaatagattttttttataaaaatgaataatatatttaaattt
Proteins encoded:
- the LOC140959877 gene encoding RING-H2 finger protein ATL38-like, producing the protein MISSGINLVMTVIGFAVSTLFIVFVCTRLIWARIQLSVSRRSFSRALRSDLSTLEHGLHGLEPIVVSNFPTKKYRELCFSSKENTLCTVCLSEYHDEDTLRILPLCGHSFHATCIDIWLHRHFTCPVCRISLRELPERRWCMQPMFSSAIRSQYTVQSINSHYCHCMLSGQIRSSRSHDNPVMGTIEEARCESEGVLADARDSNYVAIDRKLGSPSDE